GAGTTAATTCTTACACCGGATTTGATTCTCAACCTTTAGAACCTACTTCAGTGGTAAGAGGAGGCGGAAATTCAGGTGGTGCCTATCTAAGTGTGCCAGATTATCAACGTACTAACCGTACAAGATCTGGTAGTAATCTACAAAAACCTGAAACTAGTTTTTTCAGCAGGTGATAAATAACCTTACTACAATTACTGCATACATTCAttcattattgaaatttcttaaaattcggacaatttattctttatgatattaaattatatcataACCAAAGCTTATCTtcataattcattattcatCTCTTCATCTTATCTTTGTATACTAATATTATGTAATTATATAACTTCATTTTCGACGATagcaaaataaaatgtgatctcaaaaaaaaaaaaaaaaaaaataatttaaatagcCACTGAAAGTgagaaaattttattaagcTGGATATATATGTTTAAACCATTATACCATTATATTGCAGCGCTTAATCTTTGCAACACTTCTTAGATTTCTTGAAGAAATAATCAAACCAATACAATTGATCaaataaaactttttcTTTAGCATACACATTTTGTGGAATAGATTCATCACCTCTAATTGAAAACCCATGTTCAACACCACCAAATAAATCTTGTTGATAAATAGcctttatttcttttaatttagcTTCAGTTTGATGTCTTAACTCGGCGGTATAAACAGTATCAATTTCAGCAGCAGAGATTAATAAGGGTTTTTTACTCCCAATGGCttctatttcttcaatagaAACAAAGGAAGGATGGGCAATTGCTGCTACTTCGGCTAACCCCTTAGTAGCATGTATCTGTTGAATGGCATATTTGGCACCAAAGCAGTACCCTACTACACCAATAAATTTAGGATTATATTCCTTCTTTAGTCCTTCCATAAATTTATCTACAATTGCCCTTGTCTTTGTAACATTGTGTTTTTCTCTCCAAGCAACAAAATCAACAGTTTCATCCAAACGTTCTAAAGCATCACCAAACAAAATGTCAGGAACTACTACTTTGTAGCCACCAGCAGCTAACGCGTCAGCAACTAGTTTGTTATGCTTCAATTGCAAACCAAAAACATCTGTACAGATAACTAGAACTCTATCCTCAATTGGAGATGAGCCTGTTACGTATGTTTCAATTCCAAACATTTTGGTCATCTTACCTTGAATGGTACCTGTCTGAGGATACCCCTTGAAACAACAAGCTTGTGGAGGATTAGATGCCATTGTCGactaaataattttaatgtGTTTTTTTGCTAAAATTCAGTGGTTAATTCGGATTCTAATCACTAGTAATCAATTGTGTACTTTTGTAGTTAAAGAATCCTTACTTTATATGTCTTCAGGTTCATAGATGTTAAGGGTTATAGATGTCTAGATTAAGTTTTTGatcttaaaaatataccTCCGTTAGTGCTAATTTTCCGGCATCTATAATAAAGCtgtaattattaaatccGAGGGTATAGtaaaagtaataaaatCTCTCAATAAGGAAGAAATTACAATGCTTAGTAATCTGTTAGTTACTTtgttaattatttttcttgaaagA
This genomic stretch from Henningerozyma blattae CBS 6284 chromosome 1, complete genome harbors:
- the AIM2 gene encoding protein AIM2 (similar to Saccharomyces cerevisiae YAL049C; ancestral locus Anc_7.18) — translated: MASNPPQACCFKGYPQTGTIQGKMTKMFGIETYVTGSSPIEDRVLVICTDVFGLQLKHNKLVADALAAGGYKVVVPDILFGDALERLDETVDFVAWREKHNVTKTRAIVDKFMEGLKKEYNPKFIGVVGYCFGAKYAIQQIHATKGLAEVAAIAHPSFVSIEEIEAIGSKKPLLISAAEIDTVYTAELRHQTEAKLKEIKAIYQQDLFGGVEHGFSIRGDESIPQNVYAKEKVLFDQLYWFDYFFKKSKKCCKD